Below is a genomic region from Streptomyces sp. NBC_00461.
CCCGGCCGCCGGGCCAGCGCACGCAGCAGCGACATCCCTGCGGGCGGTACGGGCCTCAGGTCGTCGTCGACCAGGACCGCGTGGCCGCGGATCTCCACCCGGTGCCCGGCGACGGGCAGGGTGCGCGCCCGGCTCGGCAGTTCCTGGCAGAGCAGCTGGACGAGGGGGCCGAGCCGGAAGCGCTCGGGCTGGACCGTGTCGACGCCGTGGGCCTGCAGCGGCAGCGCGGTGACCGGTCCGACGCAGACCGGCAGCACGTCGTGGTGGAGGGCGGCGAGCAGCTCGGGCAGCAGACGGCGCTTCTCCGCCCGGTCCAGCAGGGACACGGCGGCGGGCGCGCTGGTGAAGGTGACCGCGTCGAGGCCCCGGGAGACGGCCGCGTCCAGCAGCCGGTCGAGCGGCGCGATGTCCTCCGGCGGCATCCACCGGTACACCGGCACCCCGACGACCTCCCCGCCCGCGGCCCGCAGCGACTCCACGAACCCGGGCAGTGGCTCGCCGTGCAGCTGTACGGCGATACGGCGCCCGTCGACCCCCTCCTCCAGCAGCCGGTCCAGCACCTCGGCCATGGACTCGCTCGACGGCGACCAGTCCTCCGTCAGCCCGGCGGCCCGTACCGCGCCCTTGACCTTGGGTCCGCGCGCGAGCAGCTCCGCGGCCCGCAGCCGTTCGAGCAGGGGCTCCCCGAGCCCCCACCCCTCGGCGGCCTCGATCCATCCCCTGAAGCCGATGGCCGTGGTCGCGACCACGACGTCCGGCGCCTGGTCGAGCAGATCCTTCGTCGCCGCCAGCAGTTCGCTGTCGTCGGAGAGCGGCACGATGCGCAGGGCGGGTGCGTGCAGGACGGCGGCTCCCCGTCGCTGCAGCAGCGCGCCCAGTTCTTCGGCCCGGCGCGCGGCGGTGACGCCCACGGTGAATCCGGCGAGGGGCCCGTGTTGACCGGTGTCCGGTCGCTGCTGTTCGTCGTACATGGCTGGCTCTCGTCCCGAGCTCGATCGAGTCGTCGTACATGAGGTACGGCGGTACCCACATGCCGAACGAGCCTGTCAACGGTCCGTGACAGGCTCGGTTCGGCTTGATGTCGCCGGTGTTACGTCACACCTCGGCGTAGCTGAGCTGCGGCTTCGTCTCTGCGGCAGTCGTGGCCTGGGAGACGGCGGCCGGGCGGCGAAGGTATACGGCCCAGGTCACCGCGAAACAGGCGGCGTAGAAGACGAGGAAGGCGACGAAGGCGCCGGTCCCGGAGCCGTAGGAGAGGAAGGACTGCCGGAAGGCGAGGTTGATGCCCACGCCACCGAGCGCGCCGACCGCGCCGATCAGCCCCATGGAGGCACCGGAGAGACGTCGGCCGTAGGCCGCGGCCTCCTCGCCCTCCAGCCCCTTGGCCAGGGCCTTGGTCTGGAAGATGCCGGGGATCATCTTGTACGTGGACCCGTTGCCGAGGCCGGCCAGCGAGAACAGCACGACGAAGACGGTGACGAACAGGGGCAGCGACTTCTGCATGCTGGCCACGACCAGGACGGCGGTGGCTGCGGCCATGGCGACGTAGTTGTAGAGGGTGATCTTCGCGCCGCCGTACTTGTCGGCGAGCCAGCCGCCCACGGGGCGGATCAGCGAACCGAGCAGCGGGCCGATGAAGGTGAGGTACGTGGCCTGCAGCGGCGTCCGGCCGAACTGGTTC
It encodes:
- a CDS encoding uroporphyrinogen-III synthase → MYDEQQRPDTGQHGPLAGFTVGVTAARRAEELGALLQRRGAAVLHAPALRIVPLSDDSELLAATKDLLDQAPDVVVATTAIGFRGWIEAAEGWGLGEPLLERLRAAELLARGPKVKGAVRAAGLTEDWSPSSESMAEVLDRLLEEGVDGRRIAVQLHGEPLPGFVESLRAAGGEVVGVPVYRWMPPEDIAPLDRLLDAAVSRGLDAVTFTSAPAAVSLLDRAEKRRLLPELLAALHHDVLPVCVGPVTALPLQAHGVDTVQPERFRLGPLVQLLCQELPSRARTLPVAGHRVEIRGHAVLVDDDLRPVPPAGMSLLRALARRPGWVVARAELLRALPGAGRDEHAVETAMARLRTALGAPKLIQTVVKRGYRLALDPAADAKYSDA